Proteins encoded together in one Rhizobacter sp. J219 window:
- a CDS encoding sulfate/molybdate ABC transporter ATP-binding protein, whose product MSIEIRNLNKAFGKTVVCDNVNLDIPSGELVALLGPSGSGKTSLLRIIAGLERPDSGTVSFHGADATFDDVRDRHVGFVFQHYALFGHMSIFENVAFGLRVRPKATRPSEAKIKEKVMELLKLVQLDWLADRYPHQLSGGQRQRIALARALAVEPKVLLLDEPFGALDAKVRKELRRWLRRLHDEMHVTSVFVTHDQDEAMEVADRVVVMNLGKIEQDGTPDEVYDRPATPFVLQFLGDVNLFHGRFGHSPGGNVDPNEVSYVRPHELEIVATPSDGTLAVTLSQALTVGPQTRIEFKRQDDGSYVDVEMARAEYTALREKLGLTTGSQVFLKPRRVTRFLAGGQGPHTEQVDPAAMI is encoded by the coding sequence ATGAGCATCGAGATCCGCAACCTCAACAAGGCCTTCGGCAAGACGGTCGTCTGCGACAACGTCAACCTCGACATCCCGTCGGGCGAACTGGTCGCGCTGCTGGGCCCGTCGGGCTCGGGCAAGACCTCGCTGCTGCGCATCATCGCGGGGCTGGAGCGGCCGGACTCCGGCACGGTGTCGTTCCATGGCGCCGATGCCACGTTCGACGACGTGCGCGACCGCCACGTGGGCTTCGTGTTCCAGCACTACGCGCTCTTCGGCCACATGAGCATCTTCGAGAACGTGGCCTTCGGCCTGCGCGTGCGCCCCAAGGCCACACGCCCGAGCGAGGCCAAGATCAAGGAGAAGGTGATGGAGCTGCTCAAGCTGGTGCAGCTCGACTGGCTGGCCGACCGTTACCCGCACCAGCTCTCGGGCGGCCAGCGCCAGCGCATCGCGCTTGCCCGCGCGCTGGCGGTCGAGCCCAAGGTGCTGCTGCTCGACGAGCCTTTCGGCGCGCTCGATGCCAAGGTGCGCAAGGAGCTGCGCCGCTGGCTGCGCCGCCTGCACGACGAGATGCACGTGACCAGCGTGTTCGTCACCCATGACCAGGACGAAGCGATGGAAGTCGCCGACCGCGTGGTGGTGATGAACCTCGGCAAGATCGAACAGGACGGCACGCCCGACGAGGTCTACGACCGCCCGGCCACGCCCTTCGTGCTGCAGTTCCTCGGCGACGTGAACCTCTTCCACGGGCGATTCGGCCACTCGCCGGGCGGCAATGTCGACCCCAACGAGGTGAGCTACGTGCGCCCGCACGAACTCGAGATCGTGGCCACGCCCTCCGACGGCACGCTGGCCGTGACGCTCTCGCAGGCGCTCACCGTCGGCCCGCAGACGCGCATCGAATTCAAGCGCCAGGACGACGGCAGCTATGTCGACGTGGAGATGGCGCGCGCCGAGTACACCGCGCTGCGCGAGAAGCTCGGCCTCACCACCGGCAGCCAGGTGTTCCTGAAGCCGCGCCGCGTGACGCGCTTCCTCGCCGGCGGGCAAGGTCCGCACACCGAGCAGGTGGACCCGGCCGCGATGATCTGA
- the cysW gene encoding sulfate ABC transporter permease subunit CysW translates to MSALPLASSDSTGGRVPVRDVIDATAEPAWVRRTLITVALLFLTLFLFVPLVSVFFEAFKKGFEVYLAAVTEADAVSAIKLTLLAAAISVPLNLVFGVAAAWCIAKFDFRGKDLLLTLIDLPFSVSPVISGLIYVLIFGLQGWFGEWLRDHDMKVIFALPGIVLATVFVTFPFIARELIPLMQAQGVEQEEAARVLGASGWQIFWRVTLPNVKWALLYGVILCNARAMGEFGAVSVVSGHIRGQTNTMPLHIEILYNEYQFAAAFAVASLLAGLALVTLVLKYLVEQRVKAQKREAEGRSE, encoded by the coding sequence ATGAGCGCTCTGCCCCTTGCTTCTTCCGACTCCACCGGCGGCCGCGTGCCGGTGCGCGATGTCATCGACGCCACCGCCGAGCCGGCGTGGGTGCGGCGCACACTGATCACCGTCGCGCTGCTCTTCCTCACGCTCTTCCTCTTCGTGCCGCTGGTGTCGGTGTTCTTCGAGGCCTTCAAGAAGGGCTTCGAGGTCTACCTCGCCGCGGTGACCGAGGCCGACGCGGTGTCGGCGATCAAGCTCACGCTGCTGGCGGCGGCCATTTCGGTGCCGCTCAACCTCGTCTTCGGCGTGGCGGCCGCGTGGTGCATCGCGAAGTTCGATTTCCGAGGCAAGGACCTCCTGCTCACGCTGATCGACCTGCCGTTCTCGGTGTCGCCGGTGATCTCGGGTCTGATCTACGTGCTGATCTTCGGCCTGCAGGGCTGGTTTGGCGAATGGCTGCGCGACCACGACATGAAGGTCATCTTCGCGCTGCCCGGCATCGTGCTGGCCACGGTGTTCGTGACCTTCCCGTTCATCGCCCGCGAACTCATTCCGCTGATGCAGGCGCAGGGTGTCGAGCAGGAAGAGGCGGCCCGCGTGCTCGGTGCGTCGGGCTGGCAGATCTTCTGGCGCGTCACGTTGCCCAACGTGAAATGGGCGCTGCTCTACGGCGTGATCCTGTGCAACGCGCGGGCGATGGGCGAGTTCGGCGCGGTGAGCGTGGTGTCGGGTCACATCCGCGGGCAGACCAACACCATGCCGCTGCACATCGAGATCCTCTACAACGAGTACCAGTTTGCCGCCGCGTTCGCCGTGGCCTCGCTGCTGGCGGGGCTGGCGCTGGTGACGCTGGTGTTGAAGTACCTGGTCGAGCAGCGCGTGAAGGCGCAAAAACGCGAGGCCGAAGGCAGAAGCGAATGA
- the cysT gene encoding sulfate ABC transporter permease subunit CysT, with protein sequence MFLSRTLLRRHSVLPGFDLALGFTVLYLSFIVLIPLSAAFLKTFTMTWPAFWEAVATPRVLASYRLTFGASFAAALLNAFFGLIVAWVLVRYTFPFKRVVDALVDLPFALPTAVAGIALTALYSGNGWIGQFLPFKVSFTPLGVFVALTFIGLPFVVRTLQPVLEDMHKELEEAAATLGASRWQTFSKVIFPIIAPALLTGFALAFARALGEYGSVIFIAGNMPMVSEITPLLIITKLEQYDYTGATAIAVVMLVAAFAMLLAINLLQAWTRKRQGR encoded by the coding sequence ATGTTCCTGTCTCGCACCCTGCTGCGGCGGCACTCCGTGCTGCCCGGCTTCGACCTCGCCCTCGGGTTCACGGTGCTCTACCTGAGCTTCATCGTGCTGATCCCGCTGTCGGCGGCGTTCCTCAAGACGTTCACGATGACGTGGCCTGCCTTCTGGGAGGCGGTGGCCACGCCGCGTGTGCTGGCCTCGTACCGGCTGACCTTCGGTGCATCGTTCGCCGCGGCCTTGCTCAACGCGTTCTTCGGCCTGATCGTGGCCTGGGTGCTGGTGCGCTACACCTTCCCGTTCAAGCGGGTCGTCGACGCGCTGGTCGACCTGCCGTTCGCGCTGCCCACGGCGGTGGCCGGCATCGCGCTCACCGCGCTCTATTCGGGCAACGGCTGGATCGGCCAGTTCCTCCCCTTCAAGGTGAGCTTCACGCCGCTCGGGGTGTTCGTCGCGCTCACCTTCATCGGCCTGCCCTTTGTCGTGCGCACCTTGCAGCCGGTGCTGGAAGACATGCACAAGGAGCTGGAAGAAGCCGCCGCGACGCTCGGCGCCTCGCGCTGGCAGACCTTCTCCAAGGTGATCTTCCCTATCATCGCGCCGGCGCTGCTCACCGGTTTTGCGCTCGCCTTCGCACGCGCGCTGGGCGAGTACGGCTCGGTGATCTTCATTGCCGGCAACATGCCGATGGTCTCGGAGATCACGCCGCTGCTCATCATCACGAAGCTGGAGCAGTACGACTACACCGGCGCCACCGCCATCGCGGTCGTGATGCTGGTCGCGGCCTTCGCGATGCTCCTGGCCATCAACCTGCTGCAAGCCTGGACGCGCAAGCGCCAGGGCCGCTGA
- a CDS encoding sulfate ABC transporter substrate-binding protein, whose product MNPAFIKHWKAQTGETVSVNQSHGGSSKQARSVIDGLEADVVTMNQSSDIDAIASKGKLLPADWAKRLPDNSAPTTSTTVILVRKGNPKGIKDWADLAKPGVSVVIPNPKITGNGRYTYVAAWGGLVKNGATPAQARETVQKIFANVPVFDGGGRAATTTFAQRNIGDALCTFESEINLIKEEFGDNFEVVYPKWSILAENPVAVIDKVVDKKGTRKQAEAYLKFLWSDEAQEIAAKNQIRPRSAKILAKYPKDFPKINTFTIDEAFGGWTKAQKDHFDDGAVYDQILAAIKK is encoded by the coding sequence ATCAACCCCGCCTTCATCAAACACTGGAAGGCACAGACCGGCGAAACCGTGTCGGTCAACCAGTCGCATGGCGGCTCCAGCAAACAGGCCCGCTCGGTGATCGACGGCCTGGAAGCCGACGTGGTCACGATGAACCAGTCGAGCGACATCGACGCCATCGCGAGCAAGGGCAAGCTGCTGCCCGCCGACTGGGCCAAGCGCCTGCCCGACAACAGCGCACCCACGACCTCGACCACCGTGATCCTGGTGCGCAAGGGCAACCCCAAGGGCATCAAGGACTGGGCCGACCTCGCCAAGCCCGGGGTGAGCGTGGTCATCCCCAACCCGAAGATCACCGGCAACGGCCGCTACACCTATGTGGCCGCATGGGGTGGCCTCGTGAAGAACGGCGCCACGCCGGCGCAGGCCCGCGAGACGGTGCAGAAGATCTTCGCCAATGTGCCGGTGTTCGATGGCGGCGGCCGCGCTGCCACCACCACCTTCGCGCAGCGCAACATCGGCGATGCGCTGTGCACCTTCGAGAGCGAGATCAACCTCATCAAGGAAGAGTTCGGCGACAACTTCGAGGTGGTCTACCCGAAGTGGAGCATCCTGGCCGAGAACCCGGTGGCGGTGATCGACAAGGTGGTCGACAAGAAGGGCACGCGCAAGCAGGCCGAGGCCTACCTCAAGTTCCTGTGGAGCGACGAGGCGCAGGAGATCGCGGCCAAGAACCAGATCCGCCCGCGCTCGGCCAAGATCCTCGCCAAGTACCCGAAGGACTTCCCGAAGATCAACACCTTCACCATCGACGAAGCCTTCGGCGGCTGGACCAAGGCCCAGAAGGACCACTTCGACGACGGTGCGGTCTACGACCAGATCCTCGCCGCCATCAAGAAATAA
- a CDS encoding sulfate ABC transporter substrate-binding protein, which translates to MKTSIRTLLATTTLAFLAGTASAKDVTLLNVSYDPTRELYQEYNAAFAKHWKAKTGDNVTIKQSHGGSGKQARSVIDGIDADVVTLALAYDIDEVAERGKLLNREWQKRLKHNSSPYTSTYIFLVRKGNPKGIKDWGDLVKPGVSVITANPKTSGGARWGYLAGYGWALQQPGGSEAKAKEYITKLFQNVPVLDSGARGSTVTFAERGQGDVLLAWENEAHLSLKEFGADKFDIVYPPTSILAEPPVAVVDKVVDKKGTREVATAYLEYLYTPEGQEIAAKNFYRPTDPKVAAKYAKQFPAVKLFTIDQVFGGWAKAQKTHFADGGVFDQIYTRSK; encoded by the coding sequence ATGAAGACTTCGATCCGCACCCTGCTCGCCACCACCACGCTGGCATTTCTGGCCGGCACCGCTTCGGCCAAGGACGTGACCCTCCTCAACGTCTCGTACGACCCCACCCGCGAGCTCTACCAGGAATACAACGCCGCCTTCGCCAAGCACTGGAAGGCGAAGACCGGCGACAACGTGACGATCAAGCAGTCGCACGGCGGCTCGGGCAAGCAGGCCCGCTCGGTGATTGACGGCATCGACGCCGACGTGGTGACGCTGGCCCTGGCCTATGACATCGACGAAGTGGCCGAGCGCGGCAAGCTGCTCAACCGCGAGTGGCAAAAGCGCCTCAAGCACAACAGCTCGCCCTACACCTCGACCTACATCTTCCTCGTGCGCAAGGGCAACCCCAAGGGCATCAAGGACTGGGGCGACCTGGTCAAGCCGGGGGTCTCGGTGATCACCGCCAACCCGAAGACCTCGGGCGGCGCGCGCTGGGGCTACCTCGCCGGCTACGGCTGGGCGCTCCAGCAACCGGGCGGCAGCGAGGCGAAGGCGAAGGAATACATCACCAAGCTCTTCCAGAACGTGCCCGTGCTCGACTCGGGCGCCCGCGGATCGACCGTGACCTTCGCCGAGCGTGGCCAAGGCGACGTGCTGCTGGCCTGGGAAAACGAGGCCCACCTCTCGCTCAAGGAATTTGGCGCGGACAAGTTCGACATCGTCTACCCGCCGACCAGCATCCTGGCCGAGCCGCCGGTGGCGGTGGTCGACAAGGTGGTCGACAAGAAGGGCACGCGCGAGGTGGCGACCGCCTACCTCGAGTACCTCTACACGCCCGAAGGCCAGGAGATCGCCGCCAAGAACTTCTACCGTCCCACCGACCCGAAGGTCGCCGCCAAGTACGCCAAGCAGTTCCCCGCCGTGAAGCTCTTCACGATCGACCAGGTGTTCGGTGGCTGGGCCAAGGCCCAGAAGACGCACTTCGCCGACGGCGGTGTGTTCGACCAGATCTACACCCGAAGCAAGTAA
- a CDS encoding glycine zipper domain-containing protein, with amino-acid sequence MNPAPTPRRPRSHALVPAALAAATLMGCAQMPSGPTAHVMPGPNKPFEVFIADDKMCRDWAHSRIGGPGSDAAAQRFAAATATGVVLGAAAGALIGGSHGSAGVGAAVGGMTGAAVGSDQSNYAAGSAQRRYDIAYQQCMYAKGNQVPGVGYAGYRTAPAPVPPAPPRPPEGIQPPPPTR; translated from the coding sequence ATGAACCCTGCGCCCACGCCCCGCCGTCCCCGTTCGCACGCTCTGGTCCCGGCCGCTCTGGCCGCCGCCACGCTGATGGGCTGCGCCCAGATGCCCAGCGGCCCGACGGCCCATGTGATGCCCGGACCCAACAAGCCTTTCGAAGTCTTCATCGCCGACGACAAGATGTGCCGGGACTGGGCCCACAGCCGCATCGGCGGCCCCGGCAGCGATGCCGCTGCCCAGCGTTTCGCCGCCGCCACCGCCACCGGCGTGGTGCTCGGCGCCGCGGCGGGCGCGCTGATCGGCGGCAGCCATGGCAGCGCCGGCGTCGGTGCCGCGGTGGGCGGCATGACGGGTGCGGCGGTCGGCTCCGACCAGAGCAACTACGCCGCCGGCAGCGCGCAGCGCCGCTACGACATCGCCTACCAGCAGTGCATGTACGCCAAGGGCAACCAGGTGCCCGGCGTTGGCTACGCGGGCTACCGCACGGCGCCCGCGCCGGTGCCGCCCGCGCCTCCACGGCCGCCCGAGGGCATCCAGCCCCCGCCGCCCACGCGCTGA
- a CDS encoding NAD-dependent succinate-semialdehyde dehydrogenase — translation MYTDVSLFIDGEWTAGTSGKSEPILNPATGQVLARLHHAGVAELDRALAAADKGFKTWKAVSPYERYKVLRKAANLMRERADEIAPLMTLEQGKPLAEARMEALSAGDLIDWFAEEARRTYGQIVPARAEGVSQLVIKEPVGPVAAFTPWNFPINQAVRKVSAALAAGCSVILKGPEETPASCAALIRAYADAGVPAGVINLVFGVPSEISEYLIPHPVIRKITFTGSTPVGKKLAALAGQHMKRITMELGGHAPAIVFEDADVAAAAKQLAGTKFRNAGQVCVSPTRFLVHESVYPQFLDGFVAAASQIKVGDGLQKETRMGPLANSRRVEAMQQFVDDAVAKGAKVALGGKRGAGAGYFFEPTVLTDVPADARILHEEPFGPIAPIMTFKTYDEVVTEANRLPFGLAAYAFTKSLKTANAIGSAIESGMVSINHFGLALPEVPFGGIKDSGYGTEGGSDAINAYLNAKFVTQTGL, via the coding sequence ATGTACACAGACGTCTCCCTGTTCATCGACGGCGAATGGACCGCCGGCACCAGCGGCAAGAGCGAGCCCATCCTCAATCCCGCGACCGGCCAGGTGCTGGCCCGCCTGCACCACGCCGGCGTCGCCGAACTCGACCGTGCACTGGCCGCCGCCGACAAGGGCTTCAAGACGTGGAAGGCGGTCTCGCCCTACGAGCGCTACAAGGTCCTGCGCAAGGCGGCCAACCTGATGCGTGAACGTGCCGACGAGATCGCCCCGCTGATGACGCTGGAGCAGGGCAAGCCGCTCGCTGAAGCGCGAATGGAAGCCCTCTCGGCCGGTGACCTGATCGACTGGTTCGCCGAAGAGGCGCGCCGCACCTACGGCCAGATCGTGCCCGCACGCGCCGAAGGCGTGAGCCAGCTCGTGATCAAGGAGCCGGTCGGCCCGGTCGCCGCCTTCACGCCGTGGAACTTCCCGATCAACCAGGCGGTGCGCAAGGTCTCGGCCGCGCTCGCCGCCGGCTGCTCGGTCATCCTGAAGGGCCCGGAAGAGACCCCGGCGAGCTGCGCCGCGCTGATCCGCGCGTATGCCGATGCGGGCGTACCGGCCGGGGTGATCAACCTCGTGTTCGGCGTGCCGAGCGAGATCTCCGAATACCTGATCCCGCACCCGGTGATCCGCAAGATCACCTTCACCGGCTCCACGCCGGTGGGCAAGAAGCTGGCCGCGCTCGCCGGCCAGCACATGAAGCGCATCACGATGGAGCTGGGCGGCCACGCCCCGGCCATCGTGTTCGAGGATGCCGACGTGGCGGCCGCAGCGAAGCAGCTGGCCGGCACCAAGTTCCGCAACGCCGGCCAAGTGTGCGTCTCGCCCACCCGCTTTCTGGTGCACGAATCGGTGTACCCGCAGTTCCTCGACGGCTTCGTCGCCGCGGCCTCGCAGATCAAGGTCGGCGATGGCCTGCAGAAAGAAACGCGCATGGGCCCGCTGGCCAACAGCCGGCGTGTCGAGGCGATGCAGCAGTTCGTCGACGACGCGGTGGCCAAGGGTGCGAAGGTGGCGCTCGGCGGCAAGCGTGGTGCGGGCGCCGGCTATTTCTTCGAGCCCACCGTGCTGACCGACGTGCCGGCCGACGCACGCATCCTGCACGAAGAGCCCTTCGGCCCGATCGCCCCCATCATGACCTTCAAGACCTACGACGAGGTGGTGACCGAAGCCAACCGCCTGCCGTTCGGCCTGGCAGCGTATGCGTTCACCAAGTCGCTCAAGACCGCGAACGCCATCGGCAGCGCGATCGAAAGCGGCATGGTGTCGATCAACCACTTCGGCCTGGCCTTGCCCGAGGTGCCCTTCGGCGGCATCAAGGATTCGGGCTACGGGACCGAAGGCGGCAGTGACGCGATCAACGCCTACCTCAACGCCAAGTTCGTGACGCAAACCGGGCTCTGA
- a CDS encoding DUF2061 domain-containing protein produces the protein MARHVKKTTSFAVLHFSVAFGVTYAITGSWQVSGAVALIEPLVNTVAFFFHELVWSRRAQPALAPVQAGR, from the coding sequence ATGGCCCGTCACGTCAAGAAAACCACCAGCTTCGCCGTGCTGCACTTCAGCGTGGCCTTCGGCGTCACCTATGCCATCACCGGCAGCTGGCAGGTCTCGGGGGCCGTCGCGCTGATCGAGCCGCTGGTCAACACCGTGGCCTTCTTCTTCCACGAGCTCGTGTGGTCGCGCCGCGCGCAACCGGCGCTCGCGCCGGTTCAGGCCGGGCGCTGA
- a CDS encoding aspartate/glutamate racemase family protein encodes MNDPLHIGIVGCSAEGAALCYRTLCAEAPALLGRAHAHPEVSMHTPSLAAYVDRLDRGDLQGVADLMLASATKLAAIGADFLICPDNTLHQAFDRVAPRSPRPWLHIADEVARVAAARGFRRVGVLGTHWLVKSEVYPQALQAFGIEAVRPDDADRDALGRIIMDELVPGIVKPVSVAALQRIVERLAARGCDAVVLGCTELPLMLGDHNTALPTLDSTRLLARAALAQAVRAQRPA; translated from the coding sequence GTGAACGATCCCTTGCACATCGGCATCGTCGGCTGTTCCGCCGAAGGTGCCGCGCTTTGCTACCGCACGCTGTGCGCCGAAGCGCCGGCGCTGCTGGGCCGGGCGCATGCGCACCCCGAGGTGTCGATGCACACGCCGTCACTTGCGGCGTATGTGGACCGCCTGGACCGCGGCGATCTGCAAGGGGTGGCCGACCTGATGCTCGCCTCGGCGACGAAGCTCGCAGCCATCGGCGCCGACTTCCTGATCTGCCCGGACAACACCCTCCACCAGGCCTTCGACCGGGTCGCCCCTCGCTCACCGCGGCCCTGGCTGCACATCGCCGACGAAGTGGCGCGTGTGGCGGCCGCGCGGGGGTTTCGCCGCGTGGGCGTGCTGGGCACGCACTGGCTGGTGAAGAGCGAGGTCTACCCGCAGGCGCTGCAGGCGTTCGGGATCGAGGCGGTGCGGCCCGACGACGCCGACCGCGATGCGCTCGGCCGCATCATCATGGACGAGCTGGTGCCCGGCATCGTGAAGCCGGTGTCGGTGGCGGCGCTGCAGCGCATCGTCGAGCGGCTCGCCGCGCGTGGCTGCGATGCGGTCGTGCTGGGGTGCACCGAGCTGCCACTGATGCTGGGCGATCACAACACCGCGCTGCCGACGCTCGATAGCACCCGCCTGCTGGCCCGCGCGGCGCTCGCGCAGGCGGTGCGCGCTCAGCGCCCGGCCTGA